ACCCTCCACTTCGTCTACGTTGCCTGCATGGCGGGCGGGGCGCTCCTCTTCCTCGCGTGGATGCGCGACCCGCGCGGCGTGCCGACGTGGGAATACCTCGTCGCCACCATCATCCCCGTCTGGTCGGGGCTGGCCTACCTCGCGATGGCGCTCGGGCTCGGCACCGTCGAAGTCGCGGGGCAGACGACGTACTGGGCGCGCTACGCCGACTGGGTGGTGACGACGCCGCTCCTGCTCGTCGCCCTGTGGATGACGGCCACGACGCGGACCGACAAGCGCCCGCACGTCCCCACGCTCCTCACCCTCGTTACTGCGGACGTGGTGATGATCCTGTGCGGGCTCGTGGGCGACCTCTCGACGGGGCCGGCGCGCTACGTCTTCTTCGCCGTCGGCGTCGGCGCGCTCGTGCTCATCTTCTGGACCGTATTCGGGCCGCTCCGCCGCGTCGCAGGCCACGACGCCGAGGTCGCCGACGTCTACGGGAAGGTGGCCGTCTACCTCGCGCTCTTCTGGGTCGGCTACCCGCTGACGTGGATCCTCGGCCCCTCCGGCTTGGGCGTGGTCGGGCAGACGACGGACACGGTGCTCTTCGTGCTCCTCCCGGTCTTTTCGAAGGTCGGATTCAGCATCCTCGACCTCGGGCTGCTCCGGCGGATCGGCGGCGA
Above is a genomic segment from Rhodothermales bacterium containing:
- a CDS encoding bacteriorhodopsin; this encodes MDLSTTLHFVYVACMAGGALLFLAWMRDPRGVPTWEYLVATIIPVWSGLAYLAMALGLGTVEVAGQTTYWARYADWVVTTPLLLVALWMTATTRTDKRPHVPTLLTLVTADVVMILCGLVGDLSTGPARYVFFAVGVGALVLIFWTVFGPLRRVAGHDAEVADVYGKVAVYLALFWVGYPLTWILGPSGLGVVGQTTDTVLFVLLPVFSKVGFSILDLGLLRRIGGEPGRDAVRPSLSPVV